The following proteins are co-located in the Streptomyces sp. NBC_01198 genome:
- a CDS encoding mucoidy inhibitor MuiA family protein: MDDTLHAPPAGAGAPGGPPELTALPVTAVTCMEDRAQVERSGTVRLTAGVARLRIGPVTPLTADRSLRADVTAGDAARVVDARVVRAYTPAPPGEPDQDASGLRREVHELEQELAGARLLRQRQESALEVIGQARTDLHRDIVQGAGGGDADPERWADRLDRVEQEAEPRIGELHKLRRRLHDLAEELREAREALAVMEAEPQQLTAYLDLVVEAERDGTAELRVTSLVPCALWRPAYRATLAADGRSVRVETDAFVWQETGEDWTGVRLTLSTARPTLAASPPVLADDVLTLRERSVEERRTVEVNLREEEIRTVGGPSADAPAGLPGLQDGGDVRVLSAPHPVTVPSDHRPHRVHVTSFTAPCTVESSCAPELSPLVVATARLTNTSGHVLLAGPVDLVRGSGFVGRGRLDFAGAGEEFEIAFGSEDTFRVVRHTEESRDTTGLAAINQRTVLTRRIRLFVSRLDAQPGAPEREITVRERVPVSEVSAVEVELRTADCRPVPDVLDDEGIARYALRLGPGDHREIELAYDITAASSVTGL, translated from the coding sequence GTGGACGACACCCTGCACGCCCCGCCGGCCGGCGCCGGAGCGCCCGGCGGCCCGCCCGAGCTGACCGCGCTGCCCGTCACCGCCGTCACCTGCATGGAGGACCGCGCCCAGGTCGAGCGCTCGGGCACCGTCCGGCTCACCGCCGGCGTGGCCCGGCTGCGTATCGGCCCGGTCACCCCGCTGACCGCGGACCGCTCGCTGCGCGCGGACGTCACCGCGGGCGACGCGGCCCGGGTGGTCGACGCGCGCGTCGTCCGCGCGTACACCCCCGCCCCGCCCGGCGAACCGGACCAGGACGCCTCCGGGTTGCGCCGCGAGGTGCACGAGCTGGAGCAGGAGCTGGCCGGCGCCCGGCTGCTGCGGCAGCGGCAGGAGAGCGCACTTGAGGTGATCGGGCAGGCCAGGACCGACCTGCACCGCGACATCGTGCAGGGCGCGGGCGGCGGCGACGCCGACCCCGAGCGGTGGGCCGACCGGCTCGACCGGGTCGAGCAGGAGGCGGAGCCGCGGATCGGCGAACTCCACAAGCTGCGCCGCCGGCTGCACGACCTCGCCGAGGAACTGCGCGAAGCCCGCGAGGCGTTGGCGGTCATGGAGGCCGAGCCGCAGCAACTGACCGCTTATCTGGACCTGGTGGTCGAGGCCGAGCGGGACGGCACGGCGGAGCTGCGGGTGACGAGCCTGGTGCCGTGCGCGCTGTGGCGGCCCGCCTACCGGGCGACGCTGGCCGCCGACGGCCGGTCGGTGCGGGTGGAGACCGACGCCTTCGTGTGGCAGGAGACCGGCGAGGACTGGACCGGCGTCCGGCTGACGCTGTCCACCGCCCGCCCGACGCTGGCGGCGAGCCCGCCTGTGCTGGCCGACGACGTCCTGACGCTGCGGGAGCGCTCGGTGGAGGAGCGGCGCACGGTCGAGGTGAACCTGCGCGAGGAGGAGATCCGTACGGTCGGCGGCCCGTCCGCTGACGCGCCGGCCGGCCTGCCCGGCCTGCAGGACGGCGGCGACGTGCGGGTGCTGTCCGCGCCGCACCCGGTCACCGTGCCCTCCGACCACCGCCCGCACCGGGTGCACGTGACGTCCTTCACGGCTCCCTGCACCGTCGAGAGCAGCTGCGCCCCGGAGCTGTCGCCGCTGGTGGTGGCCACCGCCCGGCTCACCAACACCTCCGGCCACGTGCTGCTGGCCGGCCCGGTCGACCTGGTGCGCGGCAGCGGCTTCGTCGGCCGCGGGCGGCTCGACTTCGCGGGCGCGGGCGAGGAGTTCGAGATCGCCTTCGGCAGCGAGGACACCTTCCGGGTGGTCCGCCACACCGAGGAGAGCCGCGACACCACGGGCCTGGCGGCGATCAACCAGCGGACCGTACTGACCCGCCGGATAAGGCTGTTCGTCTCCCGGCTGGACGCACAGCCCGGTGCGCCGGAGCGCGAGATCACCGTGCGCGAGCGGGTCCCGGTCTCCGAAGTCTCCGCCGTCGAGGTCGAGTTGCGCACCGCGGACTGCCGGCCGGTGCCCGACGTCCTGGACGACGAGGGCATCGCCCGCTACGCCCTGCGGCTCGGCCCCGGCGACCACCGCGAGATCGAGCTGGCCTACGACATCACCGCCGCCAGCTCCGTGACGGGCCTGTAG
- a CDS encoding M48 family metalloprotease: MARSGRDGHFVLPRALLALLLLAGYHLLGPLILAALVGADLFLLHGPHPFTAISLEGYAGSVAVAYSLVRVVYLTRGDSAGRDELPGLPLTPAEQPELWHRVRELARAARTAPPAEIRLIADVNAVVVEDARMLGLVRGKRRLFVGTSLLIGLTGPELDAVVAHELGHYANADTRLATTVWAGRAALARTVGELTGRAAAYQAREEREAAARAARRRARGKPAPVGGGTRGPDHYLAKVYAAYAKLGLRCTEGVSRRQEYAADLVAVRVAGRDSTAAALRRLPGLDAAAELYVRDYAGLGWENELLPPPGQFHGGLALLLADGDRRREMAEAFRWLPQQERTPYDSHPPLAERVAVVEALPPDGRGAPAAGPAVALLRDRDGTFAALERLQLGAAADEMHRVPWHELPHEAERAAHLRAAQPLLSATADAAAAGRIALGGAPGLGTVLDLVDAGMRPQIADLLPKSSAAAGAGGRAAREFARTAFRSALRALTVVALADTGRIRWELSWSGPPVRRLTTAGLAEALEPALDAAIADPPRTAPLRELFHTAPPSGDALIATHTRRLP, translated from the coding sequence ATGGCGAGGTCCGGCCGCGACGGCCACTTTGTGCTCCCGCGAGCCCTGCTGGCTCTCCTCCTGCTGGCGGGCTACCACCTGCTGGGGCCGCTGATCCTGGCCGCCCTGGTCGGCGCGGACCTTTTCCTGCTGCACGGTCCGCACCCGTTCACCGCCATCAGCCTTGAGGGGTACGCGGGTTCGGTGGCCGTCGCCTACTCGCTGGTCCGGGTCGTCTACCTCACCCGGGGGGACTCCGCCGGCCGTGACGAGCTCCCCGGGCTGCCGCTGACCCCCGCAGAACAGCCCGAACTGTGGCACCGGGTACGGGAGCTGGCGCGGGCGGCCCGCACCGCACCGCCCGCCGAGATCCGGCTGATCGCGGACGTCAACGCCGTGGTGGTCGAGGACGCCAGGATGCTGGGCCTGGTCCGCGGCAAGCGGCGGCTCTTCGTGGGCACCTCGCTGCTCATCGGCCTGACCGGGCCGGAACTCGACGCGGTCGTCGCCCACGAGCTCGGCCACTACGCCAACGCCGACACCCGGCTGGCGACCACCGTGTGGGCGGGGCGGGCGGCGCTGGCGCGGACGGTCGGCGAGCTGACCGGCCGCGCGGCCGCCTACCAGGCGCGCGAGGAGCGGGAGGCGGCGGCCAGGGCGGCCCGGCGCAGGGCCCGGGGGAAACCGGCGCCGGTCGGCGGCGGCACCCGCGGCCCCGACCACTACCTGGCGAAGGTCTACGCCGCCTACGCCAAGCTCGGCCTGCGCTGCACCGAGGGCGTCAGCCGGCGGCAGGAGTACGCCGCCGACCTGGTCGCCGTCCGGGTCGCCGGGCGGGACAGCACCGCCGCGGCGCTGCGCCGCCTCCCCGGGCTCGACGCCGCCGCCGAGCTGTACGTGCGGGACTACGCCGGCCTCGGCTGGGAGAACGAACTGCTCCCGCCGCCCGGGCAGTTCCACGGCGGCCTGGCGCTGCTGCTGGCCGACGGGGACCGCCGCCGCGAAATGGCCGAGGCCTTCCGGTGGTTGCCGCAGCAGGAGCGGACGCCGTACGACAGCCACCCGCCGCTGGCGGAGCGGGTCGCGGTCGTCGAGGCGCTGCCGCCCGACGGGCGCGGCGCCCCGGCCGCCGGTCCCGCGGTCGCCCTGCTGCGCGACCGCGACGGCACGTTCGCGGCGCTCGAACGCCTGCAGCTCGGTGCGGCCGCCGACGAGATGCACCGGGTGCCGTGGCACGAACTGCCGCACGAGGCAGAGCGCGCCGCCCACCTCCGTGCCGCGCAGCCGCTGCTGTCCGCCACGGCCGACGCCGCCGCGGCCGGCCGGATCGCCCTGGGCGGGGCGCCGGGCCTCGGCACGGTGCTCGACCTGGTCGACGCCGGGATGCGGCCGCAGATCGCCGACCTGCTGCCCAAGTCCAGTGCCGCTGCCGGGGCCGGCGGCCGGGCCGCCCGCGAGTTCGCCCGTACGGCCTTCCGTTCCGCGCTGCGGGCGCTCACCGTCGTCGCCCTCGCCGACACCGGGCGGATCCGCTGGGAACTGTCCTGGTCCGGCCCGCCCGTACGGCGGTTGACGACCGCGGGCCTGGCGGAGGCGCTGGAACCGGCGCTCGACGCGGCCATCGCCGACCCGCCCCGCACTGCCCCGCTACGAGAGCTCTTCCACACCGCGCCCCCGTCCGGGGACGCGCTCATCGCCACGCACACCCGAAGGCTTCCATGA
- a CDS encoding ATP-binding protein gives MADTRVRLHGRERVVEYVRAALVRHGVPEQPSPIVLLAGSRGSGGSVLLDALWAQFAGDCLSVRLDLRSAQGVEDIVLAAVRGLGRRIAGIRAIDFPRTAMLLKALSFVDTGGGHTAFEAYLRARAQDAQTQSSLNDWANRAAPLLSPEQRGLLEALTGLLGALHSAVGKHRDNKALRWLAERGDGGREYDSLWELYRQHHGQDAPTGTPRVVARTLCAALLADLRSDFNDSWPRMQRPRNCLLLLDNAGGRTADLFLELLAECRRESAAAGERADPAVVVAVQRGRMRPEADRLLDPTDERLTFGVRHPLAPGGDGHPVWWYPVALADLNGEQVLALCTSSVLGRHNRDADFLYELTGGHPESTDRLAYLLARFGRTPPRDPRRPPAEVPEPFDPRRLLAGPLAADQALPDHWPPPSRADTTVEDYLLRRTLADHLTAAPDGTVAPEDNATLNTMAALAATPGLRRGACNAALHYLGWSGVDADSAQLRLTASMWLEETAEGEALRLHPLVELLLRHWLARNPETWRAVHTGYATHYSSRTDAPLRHHHTLAQVELARREPLTTVVGYLDEEYGRSTSSQAWLRVLDQVTAAPNRLRTDLDPRTFVASLAGPAEARNRRRAITRLTVARWLHGDRCFDPAHQLAHTIAKEYEHLAEITEDNELLYRQAGKFRRIENNWKD, from the coding sequence ATGGCGGACACCAGGGTCAGGCTGCACGGCCGTGAGCGGGTGGTGGAGTACGTCAGGGCGGCGCTGGTGCGCCACGGGGTGCCGGAGCAGCCGTCGCCGATAGTGCTGCTCGCCGGCTCGCGTGGCTCCGGCGGCTCGGTGCTGCTCGACGCGTTATGGGCGCAGTTCGCCGGCGACTGCCTGAGCGTGCGGCTCGACTTACGGTCGGCGCAGGGCGTCGAGGACATCGTGCTGGCGGCGGTGCGCGGCCTCGGCCGGCGTATCGCCGGGATCAGGGCGATCGACTTCCCGCGCACCGCGATGCTGCTCAAGGCGCTGAGCTTCGTGGACACCGGCGGGGGGCACACCGCCTTCGAGGCGTATCTGCGGGCCCGCGCCCAGGACGCGCAGACCCAGTCGTCGCTGAACGACTGGGCCAACAGGGCCGCCCCGCTGCTCAGTCCGGAGCAACGGGGGCTGCTGGAGGCGCTGACCGGGCTGCTCGGCGCGCTGCACTCGGCCGTGGGCAAGCACCGGGACAACAAGGCGCTGCGCTGGCTTGCCGAACGCGGCGACGGCGGCCGGGAGTATGACTCGCTGTGGGAGCTCTACCGGCAGCACCACGGCCAGGACGCGCCGACCGGCACCCCCCGGGTGGTGGCCCGCACCCTGTGCGCGGCCCTGCTGGCGGACCTGCGGTCCGACTTCAACGACTCCTGGCCGCGCATGCAGCGGCCCCGCAACTGCCTGCTCCTGCTGGACAACGCCGGCGGCAGGACCGCCGACCTCTTCCTGGAACTGCTCGCCGAGTGCCGCCGGGAGAGCGCCGCGGCCGGTGAACGCGCAGACCCCGCCGTGGTGGTGGCCGTGCAGCGCGGCCGGATGCGACCCGAGGCAGACCGCCTGCTGGACCCGACCGACGAGCGGCTGACGTTCGGCGTCCGGCACCCGCTGGCGCCGGGCGGCGACGGGCACCCGGTCTGGTGGTATCCGGTGGCGCTGGCCGACCTCAACGGCGAGCAGGTGCTTGCCCTGTGCACCAGCAGCGTGCTCGGGCGGCACAACCGCGACGCCGACTTCCTCTACGAACTGACCGGCGGGCACCCGGAGTCCACCGACCGGCTGGCGTATCTGCTGGCCCGCTTCGGCCGTACTCCCCCGCGCGACCCGCGGCGGCCGCCCGCGGAGGTGCCGGAACCCTTCGACCCGCGGCGGCTGCTCGCCGGGCCGCTGGCCGCCGACCAGGCACTCCCCGACCACTGGCCGCCGCCGAGCCGGGCCGACACGACCGTCGAGGACTACCTGCTCAGGCGCACCCTCGCCGACCACCTGACCGCCGCGCCCGACGGCACGGTGGCCCCCGAGGACAACGCGACCCTCAACACGATGGCCGCGCTCGCCGCGACCCCGGGCCTGCGCAGGGGCGCCTGCAACGCGGCGCTGCACTACCTGGGGTGGAGCGGTGTCGACGCGGACTCCGCGCAACTGCGCCTGACCGCCTCGATGTGGCTGGAGGAGACCGCGGAGGGCGAGGCCCTGCGGCTGCACCCGCTGGTGGAACTGCTGCTGCGGCACTGGCTGGCCAGGAACCCCGAGACCTGGCGGGCGGTGCACACCGGGTACGCGACGCACTACTCCAGCCGCACGGACGCGCCGCTGCGGCACCACCACACCCTGGCCCAGGTGGAGTTGGCGCGGCGAGAGCCGCTGACCACGGTGGTCGGCTACCTGGACGAGGAGTACGGGCGCAGCACGTCCTCGCAGGCCTGGCTCCGGGTGCTCGACCAGGTCACCGCGGCGCCCAACCGGCTGCGTACCGACCTCGACCCGCGGACCTTCGTCGCCTCGCTCGCCGGCCCGGCGGAGGCGCGCAACCGGCGGCGGGCCATCACCCGCCTGACCGTGGCGCGCTGGCTGCACGGCGACCGCTGCTTCGACCCCGCGCACCAGCTCGCGCACACCATCGCCAAGGAGTACGAGCACCTGGCGGAGATCACCGAGGACAACGAACTGCTCTACCGGCAGGCGGGGAAGTTCCGCCGTATCGAGAACAACTGGAAGGACTGA
- a CDS encoding ricin-type beta-trefoil lectin domain protein — MRRRLGTALAVAFTTVAALTAAGGAAAAAAAPGAAHAAPAAAASPASLRLMPLGDSITWGVGSSTGNSYRSTLWNDLAGEGHALDFVGSGRNGTMSDPDNEGHSGWRIDQIAGIADATLARYRPNVITLEIGTNDLNQNYQVPTATNRLHALVDQITADVPDATVLVASLIISTNSTEEPNRPAFNQAIPGIVQAEQAAGRHVGYVDMGALTAADLSDALHPNDGGYVKMATAFNSGVQAADAAGWIHPPAGLATGVVHSGISGKCLDDNGSSAANGTAVQLWTCNGTNAQLWTASGDGTLRVLGKCLDATAAGTANGTKVQIWDCNGGSNQQWQTFRGGYRNPVSGRCLDDPASSTADGTQLQLYDCNGTNAQKWTAPQPS; from the coding sequence ATGAGACGACGACTCGGCACAGCTCTCGCCGTGGCATTCACCACGGTCGCGGCCCTGACCGCGGCCGGCGGCGCTGCGGCGGCCGCCGCGGCACCCGGAGCAGCGCACGCGGCCCCCGCCGCGGCGGCCTCCCCCGCCTCGCTGCGGCTGATGCCGCTGGGCGACTCGATCACCTGGGGCGTCGGCAGCAGCACCGGCAACAGCTACCGCTCCACGCTGTGGAACGACCTCGCGGGTGAGGGCCACGCGCTGGACTTCGTCGGCAGCGGGCGTAACGGCACCATGTCCGACCCCGACAACGAGGGCCATTCCGGCTGGCGTATCGACCAGATCGCCGGTATCGCCGACGCCACCCTGGCCCGCTACCGGCCCAACGTCATCACCCTGGAGATCGGCACCAACGACCTGAACCAGAACTACCAGGTGCCGACCGCCACCAACCGGCTGCACGCGCTGGTCGACCAGATCACCGCGGACGTCCCCGACGCGACCGTGCTGGTCGCCTCGCTGATCATCTCCACCAACTCCACGGAGGAGCCCAACCGCCCGGCCTTCAACCAGGCGATCCCGGGCATCGTCCAGGCGGAGCAGGCGGCGGGCAGGCACGTCGGCTACGTGGACATGGGCGCGCTGACCGCCGCCGACCTCTCCGACGCCCTGCACCCCAACGACGGCGGCTACGTCAAGATGGCCACCGCCTTCAACTCCGGGGTCCAGGCGGCCGACGCCGCCGGCTGGATCCACCCGCCCGCCGGTCTCGCCACCGGTGTCGTCCACTCCGGCATCAGCGGCAAGTGCCTGGACGACAACGGCAGTTCCGCCGCCAACGGCACCGCGGTCCAGCTGTGGACCTGCAACGGCACCAACGCCCAGCTGTGGACGGCCTCCGGTGACGGCACGCTCCGCGTGCTCGGCAAGTGCCTTGACGCCACGGCCGCCGGCACCGCCAACGGCACCAAGGTCCAGATCTGGGACTGCAACGGCGGTAGCAACCAGCAGTGGCAGACCTTCCGCGGCGGTTACCGCAACCCGGTGTCCGGCCGCTGCCTGGACGACCCGGCGTCCTCCACCGCCGACGGCACCCAGCTCCAGCTCTACGACTGCAACGGCACGAACGCCCAGAAGTGGACGGCCCCGCAGCCGTCCTGA
- a CDS encoding DUF4139 domain-containing protein, whose translation MQASPRIPAGDGPVAASAVTSVVVHSSGAVCTRLARLDLPEPPPGDGTATVRVTGLPPTLDENSLRGRVTAGPAGLRVTDIRVELGATLRRGDELPRLRLDLEDAEDRQSRLRDRRERLTAEVAEVAGLRAEPPAPRRGDPPRWAPVESILALAGFVDSRLAVLHRRLRTVEDELALADHESDVLRHRLAEASSAVDTGRATPSATALVTLAGAGDADPPGAEDGNSPRTRDGGDADADAGGAGTAAGAASAATDVDARAAGSDPDALSAGSDPDALSARSDAGAASARTDPDAPSAATDPDAAGQPAPVELELEYHVPGAGWVPVYQLRLDGRSGAGTLVLRACVAQRTGEDWSGVRLGLSTADLLRRADLPELRSLRIGRRQEAPADLSWREPPAGLADLFTGYDAAVAPKAPAPLPPLPAPMVGGGYGSAADMHAAVGGVPEPGAAPVARSAPAAPSRRRAVPYASLSAPAPAGPAQDVSAKFGGAQGDVPDAAPPAPGADLLDYARLALAGPDAPEGRGTLRPASPAAHPIAVEYRRRAESVAALPRPPHAVDVRASAGSFDYRFDTAAPVDVAADGRWHTVPVTEVPVSTEFEYVCVPAVDPAVFGTVLVTSTSPHALLAGPVDVMVDGDFVLTAPLPTLAAGQREAVGTGVAESVKVARRAHMRESTAGMRGGTTVLDHTVEIDVANRLPYPVVVQVRERVPVSTDKDVRIEEHRARPPWSAPDRPVDGQEDDYVRGVRSWRVPLEPGGTATLAGGYEIRVPAGKAVVGGNRRN comes from the coding sequence GTGCAGGCGAGCCCGCGCATACCGGCCGGCGACGGGCCGGTGGCCGCATCCGCGGTGACGTCCGTCGTGGTGCACTCCTCGGGTGCGGTCTGCACCCGGCTGGCCCGCCTCGACCTGCCGGAGCCGCCGCCCGGCGACGGCACGGCGACCGTCCGCGTCACCGGGCTGCCGCCGACCCTCGACGAGAACTCGCTGCGCGGGCGTGTCACCGCCGGGCCGGCCGGACTGCGGGTCACCGACATCCGGGTCGAGCTGGGCGCGACGCTGCGCCGCGGCGACGAACTGCCCCGGCTGCGGCTGGACCTGGAGGACGCCGAGGACCGGCAGTCGCGGCTGCGCGACCGCAGGGAGCGGCTGACCGCCGAGGTCGCGGAGGTCGCGGGCCTGCGCGCCGAGCCCCCGGCACCGCGCCGCGGCGACCCGCCCCGCTGGGCACCGGTCGAGTCGATCCTCGCGCTCGCGGGCTTCGTCGACTCCCGGCTCGCCGTGCTGCACCGCCGCCTGCGCACCGTCGAGGACGAACTCGCGCTGGCCGATCACGAGTCCGACGTGCTGCGGCACCGTCTCGCCGAGGCGTCCAGCGCGGTCGACACCGGCCGCGCGACCCCGTCGGCCACCGCGCTGGTGACCCTCGCCGGGGCCGGCGACGCGGATCCGCCCGGGGCGGAGGACGGCAACTCCCCCCGCACGCGGGACGGCGGCGACGCGGACGCGGACGCGGGCGGTGCCGGCACGGCCGCGGGTGCGGCCTCGGCCGCCACGGACGTGGACGCGCGCGCTGCCGGCTCGGACCCGGACGCACTCTCCGCCGGCTCGGACCCGGACGCACTCTCCGCCCGCTCGGACGCGGGCGCCGCCTCCGCCCGCACGGACCCGGACGCGCCCTCCGCCGCCACGGACCCGGACGCCGCCGGCCAACCCGCCCCCGTCGAGCTGGAGTTGGAGTACCACGTGCCCGGCGCCGGCTGGGTGCCGGTCTACCAGCTGCGGCTCGACGGCCGCAGCGGGGCCGGCACGCTGGTGCTGCGGGCCTGCGTGGCGCAGCGGACCGGCGAGGACTGGTCCGGGGTGCGGCTCGGGCTGTCCACCGCCGACCTGTTGCGGCGGGCCGACCTGCCCGAGCTGCGCTCGCTGCGGATCGGGCGGCGCCAGGAGGCGCCCGCCGACCTCAGCTGGCGGGAGCCGCCGGCCGGGCTCGCCGATCTCTTCACCGGTTACGACGCCGCCGTCGCCCCCAAGGCCCCGGCCCCGCTCCCGCCGCTGCCCGCGCCGATGGTCGGCGGCGGCTACGGCTCCGCGGCCGACATGCACGCCGCCGTGGGCGGTGTCCCCGAGCCCGGTGCGGCCCCGGTCGCCCGTAGCGCGCCCGCCGCGCCCTCCCGCCGCCGGGCGGTGCCGTACGCCTCGCTCTCGGCGCCCGCCCCCGCCGGTCCCGCCCAGGACGTGTCAGCCAAGTTCGGCGGCGCGCAGGGCGACGTGCCGGACGCCGCTCCCCCGGCACCCGGCGCCGACCTGCTGGACTACGCCCGGCTGGCCCTCGCCGGGCCCGACGCGCCCGAGGGCCGCGGCACCCTGCGGCCCGCGTCCCCTGCGGCGCACCCGATCGCCGTCGAGTACCGCAGGCGGGCCGAGTCGGTGGCCGCCCTCCCCCGGCCGCCGCACGCCGTGGACGTCCGGGCCTCCGCCGGGTCCTTCGACTACCGCTTCGACACCGCCGCCCCGGTGGACGTCGCCGCCGACGGGCGCTGGCACACCGTGCCGGTGACCGAGGTGCCGGTGAGCACCGAGTTCGAGTACGTGTGCGTGCCCGCCGTCGACCCGGCGGTCTTCGGCACCGTCCTGGTCACCAGCACCTCGCCGCACGCGCTGCTCGCCGGACCGGTGGACGTCATGGTCGACGGCGACTTCGTGCTCACCGCCCCGCTGCCGACGCTCGCCGCCGGGCAGCGCGAGGCCGTCGGCACAGGCGTGGCGGAGAGCGTGAAGGTCGCCCGCCGGGCGCACATGCGCGAGTCGACGGCCGGCATGCGCGGCGGGACGACCGTGCTCGACCACACCGTGGAGATCGACGTCGCCAACCGGCTGCCGTACCCGGTCGTCGTCCAGGTGCGCGAGCGCGTACCGGTCTCGACCGACAAGGACGTGCGGATCGAGGAGCACAGGGCGCGTCCGCCGTGGTCCGCGCCGGACCGGCCCGTCGACGGCCAGGAGGACGACTACGTGCGCGGCGTGCGCAGTTGGCGCGTGCCGCTGGAGCCGGGCGGCACCGCGACCCTGGCCGGCGGTTACGAGATACGGGTGCCCGCGGGCAAGGCCGTCGTCGGCGGCAACAGGAGGAACTGA
- a CDS encoding ABC transporter substrate-binding protein, with amino-acid sequence MHPVATVRAYVAHLPVGARRLLAAVCVLALAAVAYAVYVPVDHLLNKPCMRKGATNVTHHGSNGECVGITDGSYVFHSSLRDAESAIRKENRDVVKHHATNYVSVVLLLPISADKGSILSMPNAVEQLKGAFTAQYYANRNNVEGISPFIQLLIGSDGYQANEWQAAVDTIEHDNGRHIAAVTGFGLSLAGTESAIRELTAQSIPTFGATLTSDNYDNIKGFVRASPSNVDNMAAALSYVQSDYKRAVLVEDGNAGDSYDVTLVSGFKKFAAIPGHKIVGVEPYDTTERDKDGQSVDERKRHQTEVATRISQMTTNICAAQPAVVLFAGRGQDLGVLVHAFSNTCLDKQIRIVSGDDVTNLPDSGQLRADLRGHVTVDYAGVAHPREWSAPAGRDQSHAAAAADGAQGFRIFNTTFQQLFPGGYLGDGNTIMAYDATLTATSAIRLTEQQQPEPDAVTNELGALHGAHKVLGASGPIQFTANYQTSRTGSNPVSKPIPIIRLTPQGNPEVLTVKWPDEAPAVG; translated from the coding sequence GTGCACCCCGTCGCCACCGTCCGCGCGTATGTCGCGCACCTCCCGGTCGGCGCCCGCCGGCTGCTGGCCGCGGTGTGCGTGCTGGCGCTCGCCGCGGTCGCCTACGCCGTCTACGTCCCGGTCGACCACCTGCTGAACAAGCCGTGCATGCGCAAGGGAGCGACCAACGTCACCCACCACGGCTCGAACGGCGAGTGCGTGGGCATCACCGACGGCTCGTACGTCTTCCACTCCTCGCTGCGGGACGCCGAGAGCGCCATACGCAAGGAGAACCGCGACGTCGTCAAGCACCACGCGACGAACTACGTGAGCGTCGTGCTGCTGCTGCCGATCTCGGCCGACAAGGGCAGCATCCTGTCGATGCCGAACGCGGTGGAGCAGCTCAAGGGCGCCTTCACCGCGCAGTATTACGCGAACCGCAACAACGTCGAGGGCATCAGCCCCTTCATCCAGCTGCTGATCGGCAGCGACGGCTACCAGGCCAACGAGTGGCAGGCGGCGGTCGACACCATCGAGCACGACAACGGCCGGCACATCGCCGCCGTGACCGGTTTCGGCCTGAGCCTGGCCGGGACCGAGAGCGCCATACGCGAGCTGACCGCGCAGAGCATCCCCACCTTCGGCGCGACCCTCACCTCGGACAACTACGACAACATCAAGGGCTTCGTGCGCGCCTCGCCCAGCAACGTCGACAACATGGCGGCCGCGCTGTCCTACGTCCAGTCCGACTACAAGCGAGCGGTGCTGGTCGAGGACGGCAACGCAGGCGACTCCTACGACGTCACCCTGGTCAGCGGCTTCAAGAAGTTCGCCGCCATACCGGGCCACAAGATCGTCGGCGTGGAGCCGTACGACACCACCGAGCGGGACAAGGACGGGCAGTCGGTCGACGAGCGCAAGCGGCACCAGACCGAAGTGGCCACCCGGATCAGCCAGATGACCACCAACATCTGCGCCGCGCAGCCCGCGGTGGTGCTCTTCGCCGGCCGCGGGCAGGACCTGGGGGTGCTGGTGCACGCGTTCTCCAACACCTGCCTTGACAAGCAGATCCGCATCGTCAGCGGCGACGACGTCACCAACCTGCCGGACAGCGGGCAGCTGCGGGCCGATCTGCGCGGCCACGTCACCGTCGACTACGCCGGCGTCGCGCATCCCCGCGAGTGGTCCGCGCCGGCCGGCCGCGACCAGAGCCACGCCGCCGCCGCGGCGGACGGTGCGCAGGGCTTCCGGATCTTCAACACGACCTTCCAGCAGCTCTTCCCCGGCGGCTACCTCGGCGACGGCAACACGATAATGGCCTACGACGCCACCCTGACCGCGACCTCGGCCATCCGGCTCACCGAGCAGCAGCAGCCGGAACCGGACGCGGTGACCAACGAGTTGGGCGCGCTGCATGGCGCGCACAAGGTGCTGGGCGCGAGCGGGCCCATCCAGTTCACCGCCAACTACCAGACCAGCCGCACGGGCAGCAATCCGGTCAGCAAGCCGATACCGATCATCCGCCTGACCCCGCAGGGCAACCCCGAGGTGCTGACGGTGAAATGGCCCGACGAGGCACCGGCGGTGGGCTGA